Below is a genomic region from Marinobacter salarius.
TCTCACTGCCTGAATGGCGATCTCGGGACATAACCAAGAGGTTTCGCCCGCATAGGTTTTGTCTGAGCGTGAGCCGAGGAAGTAGAACCGCTCGCCATCTCGAACTTCGCTGTACCACTGATCCCGCCTGATATTGCCGAGTTCATGAGCCCGGATACCTGTCGTAGTCAGAATAATCACGAAACAGCCGTCACGCAGGTCGCATAGTGCCTTGGTCAGTGCACGTAGCCCCTGATCCCAACCTCGGGTTTTCAGGAAGCTAGTCTTCTCTGTGGCTTGATCCGTTCGATTTTCGGAGGAAGGCTGGAAGTCAGCCAGAGCGCACTGATGCTGCAATATGTCTTCAGCTCGACTGAGTAGATATTCGGCGTGTTGAAACAGAGGCCGTAAAATATCATCTGGAATAATGTCGGTCTTGGATTGGCTTGATTTCTTGTGCCCCGACAGCGCAATAGCAGAGCTCTCGGGCCATGGATGATCAAAAGTGCTTGGGGTATCCCTGAGGAATTGCCAGCATCGTTCAACAGCCGATAGCCTGGTCCACTTTGTCTTACTCTCAAACGGCTTTCCAGACTTCTTAACCGAGGTAGCACTGTGGATGTATTGCACATAGCGAGCTGCGACGAGAGGCGTGACCTTCGCCAGGCTGCTGATGTTTTGATCGTTTAACCAGTTCAGCCATGGAACCAACGCATTGAAAGCGTTTTTGATGGAGTTGTTGCTCAGAGAGACCTCCCTCCAGATCAACCGTGCCATGATAATTTTGGCCTCGAATCGCAGTTGCTCCCCGGTTATTCGAGTAAAGTCCAACTTTCGTACGCTGTCTCTTACAGAGCCTGGAGTGTTGGATTTGGGCAACCACCACACTGGATCTTCGTACCGAGAAAGCACGTACAGCACCTTACCGGCTCGATCCGTGGTAATGATGCCGTGTAGCCCTTCACCACGGGGCAGAGCCCGTAGCAAACGTTCACGGTCGGCCAGTACCTCTGCGCCGGCAATCTCGATCATATCGCCATCCTCGCCATGCTCAGGTCCCGCCAGAACGGATGCGGCTGGTGTTTGGCCCTCTCCCGCTGTTTGCTCACAAAAACTGCATCAAAGTGTGGCGCAATCTCTTCGTCGATAAGTCGAACGACTTGCTTGAGGTATTTGGCCCAGCGCTTGCCACCAAAAGTGTCGTAATTGCGCAGGGCTGCCCAGTAGAAGCTGAACAGGCGATAAAGGTCATCGCCAGTCACCACAAAGCTCTTGCATCGGAAGCAGCCCAAGTAGTCTTGACAGGGCTCTCCGTCTTTCGGGGCGCGGTGCCCTCGGCGAACATTCTGACAGGACGCGACGGGGGTTCGATCGCTGGCAATGATCGTCGGCGTGCTGAGCAATTCTTCCACTCGGGCCTCGCCCAAAAAACGCATGTTGGTTTCCGCTTCCGGTGGTGCCTCCCAGTAATGGGCATTGCCAGTTTCCACGGCATGCCGTCCTGTTCTGGCCGTCATCAGAGGGTCTTGGCCCGACATTTCCCAAATGCGGTTCAGCAGCGTCTGACGCAGCCGGCTGACATTCAACGTGAGCGGCTTGCCATCGTCCGTTTGAAGCTGATGCTGGTCAACGAATGCGTTGATGCTGTAATTCAATACGGAGCTCGTCAGTCGGCATGGTTTGTCCACGTACTTGCCGCGAGCTCCCTTGTAGACCAGCAGCCGATTTGGGTCATCGAACTGGGCGCGTGTCGTGGCGTTCCTCGTAACGATCAGATCAATAGCATCGGCGGCATAGAGATGGATACTGGCCATCTCAGGCACTTCCTCAGACTTTCTCAGTGCGACAACGTGCGTGGCGTTACCGCGACGTTTAAAGCTCACTAGCAGCCGCAGGTTGGATTTGAGCGGGTGAGGCTGCACGCAGTCTGTGGTCAGCTCCAGAATGGGCGTCA
It encodes:
- a CDS encoding tyrosine-type recombinase/integrase — protein: MIEIAGAEVLADRERLLRALPRGEGLHGIITTDRAGKVLYVLSRYEDPVWWLPKSNTPGSVRDSVRKLDFTRITGEQLRFEAKIIMARLIWREVSLSNNSIKNAFNALVPWLNWLNDQNISSLAKVTPLVAARYVQYIHSATSVKKSGKPFESKTKWTRLSAVERCWQFLRDTPSTFDHPWPESSAIALSGHKKSSQSKTDIIPDDILRPLFQHAEYLLSRAEDILQHQCALADFQPSSENRTDQATEKTSFLKTRGWDQGLRALTKALCDLRDGCFVIILTTTGIRAHELGNIRRDQWYSEVRDGERFYFLGSRSDKTYAGETSWLCPEIAIQAVRVLERLSEPLQTGLEQALKEAEVFEDYEEMTRLQSCSGCIGLTRSSAKQNRITLLSGAALIHRVRKFAKNLGMDWKLAPHQFRRTFANYVVHHKLGDLRYLRDHFKHWSLDMTILYAMNEAQDLELYDEIYAAFDGKRQAIVGHWLEPDTPLSGGMAGHIRQMRSRSEEVRTYKDRKEMIEAISELVYLRSTGIAWCTNDTGVDCAGGQCEGCEHGCIDDSHKPFWEGLYLQQIELQQIDDLDDSGSKTVERTMERCERVLTDLGVDINRLKEQVIDVEAI